A portion of the Streptomyces sp. NBC_01335 genome contains these proteins:
- a CDS encoding IS630 family transposase: MPLRIACPIAPSAAERARLKAMAYGHKTEHRLRVRAQVVLHAARGRSNVRIAQETGLHLDTVRRWRGRFAEQGLPGLKDRQRCGRPPVFTSLQVAEAKALACRLPAESGVPLSRWSCPELAYGDTQRGIAAFVSASTVRRWLADDALKPWQHRSWIFVTDPDFRAKAQLVLDLYALTWQGTALDADEYVISADEKTSIQAHCRCHPTLAPGQARAMRVNHAYGRGGALAYLAAYDVHQSKVSGRTEPRTGIDPFMNLVTQVMGQEPYKSAKRVFWIVDNGSSHRGQKAADRLSAAFPNAVMIHTPVHASWLNQVEIYFSVVQRKVVTPNDFTDLAQVEDRLRAFEDRYNATAQPFQWKFTTSGLDDLLARLDRHTADHREESSVSLAA; encoded by the coding sequence ATGCCCCTCCGCATTGCCTGCCCGATAGCCCCGAGTGCCGCCGAACGCGCACGGCTGAAGGCGATGGCCTACGGCCACAAGACCGAGCACCGGCTGCGGGTGCGTGCACAGGTGGTGCTGCACGCCGCGCGCGGACGCTCCAACGTGCGTATCGCCCAGGAGACGGGGCTGCACCTGGACACCGTGCGCCGCTGGCGTGGCCGGTTCGCCGAACAGGGCTTGCCGGGGCTCAAAGACCGTCAACGCTGCGGCCGCCCACCGGTGTTCACATCGCTACAGGTTGCCGAGGCCAAGGCACTGGCCTGCCGGCTGCCCGCCGAGAGCGGAGTGCCGCTGTCGCGCTGGTCATGCCCGGAACTGGCCTATGGGGACACCCAGCGGGGCATCGCCGCGTTCGTGTCGGCGTCCACCGTGCGCCGCTGGCTGGCCGACGACGCGCTCAAGCCCTGGCAGCACCGCTCCTGGATCTTCGTCACCGACCCCGACTTCCGCGCCAAAGCCCAGCTTGTGCTGGACCTGTACGCCCTCACCTGGCAAGGCACCGCGCTCGACGCCGACGAGTACGTCATCAGCGCCGACGAGAAGACCTCCATCCAGGCCCACTGCCGCTGCCACCCCACCCTCGCCCCGGGCCAGGCCCGCGCCATGCGCGTCAACCACGCCTACGGACGCGGCGGCGCCCTGGCCTACCTCGCAGCCTATGACGTCCACCAGTCCAAGGTGTCCGGCCGCACCGAGCCGCGCACCGGCATCGACCCGTTCATGAACCTGGTCACCCAGGTCATGGGTCAGGAACCCTACAAGAGCGCCAAGCGAGTGTTCTGGATCGTCGACAACGGCTCCTCCCACCGCGGGCAGAAGGCCGCCGACCGCCTCTCGGCGGCGTTCCCGAACGCGGTGATGATCCACACCCCCGTGCACGCCTCCTGGCTGAACCAGGTGGAGATCTACTTCTCCGTCGTCCAGCGCAAGGTGGTCACGCCCAACGATTTCACCGACCTTGCCCAGGTCGAGGACCGGCTCCGCGCTTTCGAAGACCGCTACAACGCCACAGCCCAGCCGTTCCAGTGGAAGTTCACCACCTCCGGCCTGGACGATCTGCTGGCCAGACTCGACCGGCACACCGCCGATCATCGAGAAGAATCCTCCGTCTCGCTGGCGGCGTGA
- a CDS encoding dienelactone hydrolase family protein, whose product MTTLTTRTVQYPADGLTMIGHLALPAGVDRRPAVLLGPEGTGLSDVERRRADALAELGYVALAFDLHGGRYLEGPEEMMARCVPLLADPDRMRGIGHAALDVLCTEPRTDPDRIAAVGYGTGGAVGLELGRDGVSLRAIATVNGLITGRPGEAARIRCPVWAGVGSEDPIMPPAQREAFTAEMQAAGVDWRLAVYGGALHAFHHPSVDHTVRPGVGYHPRHAQRAWRDVVGLLAECLPVME is encoded by the coding sequence ATGACGACGCTTACCACGCGCACGGTCCAGTACCCGGCCGACGGTCTGACGATGATCGGGCACCTCGCGCTCCCGGCCGGTGTCGACCGCCGACCCGCGGTGCTGCTCGGACCAGAGGGCACGGGGCTCAGCGACGTCGAGCGCCGCCGGGCCGATGCCCTCGCCGAGCTGGGATACGTAGCGTTGGCCTTCGACCTCCACGGCGGACGCTACTTGGAAGGCCCCGAGGAGATGATGGCTCGTTGCGTGCCGCTGCTCGCCGACCCCGACCGGATGCGGGGCATCGGCCACGCGGCGCTCGACGTGTTGTGCACCGAACCGCGGACCGACCCCGACCGGATCGCCGCCGTCGGCTACGGCACCGGGGGCGCCGTCGGGCTGGAACTCGGGCGCGACGGCGTCAGCCTGCGCGCGATCGCGACAGTCAACGGGCTGATCACGGGCCGACCGGGCGAGGCGGCGCGCATTCGCTGCCCGGTATGGGCCGGGGTCGGGTCGGAAGACCCGATCATGCCCCCCGCGCAGCGGGAGGCATTCACCGCCGAGATGCAGGCCGCGGGCGTCGACTGGCGCCTGGCGGTCTACGGAGGCGCCCTTCACGCCTTTCACCACCCGTCGGTCGACCACACCGTGCGCCCCGGCGTCGGCTACCACCCACGGCACGCACAGCGAGCCTGGCGCGACGTCGTCGGCCTGCTCGCCGAATGTCTGCCCGTGATGGAGTGA